The following are from one region of the Arachis duranensis cultivar V14167 chromosome 10, aradu.V14167.gnm2.J7QH, whole genome shotgun sequence genome:
- the LOC107470954 gene encoding serine/threonine-protein kinase AFC3, producing the protein MVAVETNRVMERERTRKRPRLAWDVPPPPPPPSQQAERGVVDEGIEKRHASPPRRDDDREGHYVFNLGENLTPRYKILSKMGEGTFGRVLECWDRQAREYVAVKVIRSIRKYREAAMLEIDVLQRLSKGEIGISRCVQIRNWFDYRNHICIVFEKLGPSLFDFLKRNKYCPFPVDLVREFGRQLLESVAYMHELHLIHTDLKPENILLISSEYVKLPTRKRITSGEMQFRCLPKSSAIKLIDFGSTAFDHQIHNSIVSTRHYRAPEIILGIGWSYPCDLWSVGCILIELLTGEALFQTHENLEHLAMMERVLGPIPEHMVRRSTRGAEKYFRRGARLNWPEGAVSRESIRAVKKLDLLEDIVSSRVDSSRSSLTDLLHGLLTYDPNERLTARQALDHPFFRNPT; encoded by the exons ATGGTAGCTGTGGAAACTAATCGCGTGATGGAAAGGGAACGAACCCGCAAACGTCCTCGTCTCGCGTGGGACGtgcctccaccaccaccaccaccatcccaGCAG GCTGAAAGGGGTGTGGTTGATGAAGGAATCGAAAAGAGGCACGCCTCGCCTCCAAGAAGGGACGACGATCGTGAAGGCCATTATGTCTTCAATCTTGGCGAAAATCTCACTCCTAGAT ATAAAATCCTCAGCAAGATGGGTGAAG GCACATTTGGTCGAGTTTTGGAATGTTGGGATCGCCAAGCCAGAGAATACGTTGCTGTCAAGGTAATTAGGAGCATTCGGAAATACCGCGAAGCAGcaatgcttgaaattgatgtgcTTCAACGTCTGTCTAAGGGTGAAATAGGAATCTCACG CTGTGTGCAGATCCGGAATTGGTTTGATTACCGAAATCACATATGCATT GTCTTTGAGAAGCTTGGACCAagcttatttgattttctaaagaGAAATAAATACTGCCCATTCCCTGTGGACCTTGTTCGGGAATTTGGACGACAGCTTTTGGAATCTGTAGCAT ATATGCATGAACTACATCTAATCCACACTGACCTGAAGCCAGAAAATATACTTCTTATTTCTTCTGAATATGTAAAGCTCCCTACCCGTAAG AGGATTACCTCAGGTGAAATGCAATTCAGATGCTTGCCCAAGTCTAGTGCCATTAAGCTGATTGATTTTGGTAGTACTGCTTTTGATCATCAGATTCATAACTCCATTGTTTCTACAAGGCATTACAGAGCCCCTGAGATCATTCTAG GTATAGGGTGGTCCTACCCGTGTGATTTGTGGAGTGTTGGTTGTATTCTTATCGAACTATTAACA GGTGAAGCATTGTTTCAAACTCATGAAAACTTGGAACACCTGGCAATGATGGAGAGAGTGCTGGGACCTATACCCGAACACATGGTCCGAAGGTCTAC CCGAGGAGCAGAGAAATATTTCAGGCGTGGAGCAAGACTAAATTGGCCTGAAGGAGCTGTTTCAAGGGAAAGCATCCGTGCTGTTAAGAAGCTCGATCTTCTTGAG GATATTGTATCAAGCCGTGTGGATTCTTCAAGATCATCTTTAACTGATTTGTTACATGGCTTATTGACTTATGATCCGAATGAACGCCTAACAGCTCGACAAGCCCTTGATCATCCCTTCTTTAGAAATCCAACTTAA
- the LOC107470980 gene encoding putative pentatricopeptide repeat-containing protein At3g15130, with protein MCYRFSEVLKKCSRYRLIDQGKQLHGVMEKLGLGFDLVLNNNLIDMYAKCGTMKLACLVFDKMPQRNVVSWTALMCGYLQNGDPNASLVLFSKMGLSSIKPNEFTLSTALKASTVLGVPQNGMQIHGVCAKSNLYFAPVVGNSIIDMYSKCGQVGEAAKMFDAMPVRNLVSWNAMIAGYTHERNGEGALNLFREMQEKGEVPDEYTYSSTLKACSCVGMAAEGSQIHAALIRQGSSYLAQSTVAGALVDFYVKCRHIAKARKVFDQIEHKNVVPWSALILGYAQEDNLQESINLFHQLRESRHKVDGFVLSSLIGVFADFALVLQGKQMHAYTIKVPFGLEASVANSVLDMYMKCGLTDEADTLFREMPTRNVVSWTVMITGYGKHGIGYKAVKLFAEMQVHGIEPDSVTYLAVLSACSHTGLIKEGQQYFSSFLSNPHFKPQVEHYACMVDLLGRAGRLNDAKELIETMPLKPNTGIWQTLLSACRMHGEMEMGEKVGEILLRMDGNNPVNYVMLSNMYADAGYWNESEKMREKVKRKGLKKEAGRSWVEINKEIHIFFNGDSTHTLIEKIHQVLREMEKRMKEEIGYVHNMNFALHDVEEESKVESLRYHSEKLAIGLVLVSGGVKGERMVRIFKNLRVCGDCHTFIKGLSKVLKMVFVVRDANRFHRFENGLCSCGDYW; from the coding sequence ATGTGTTACCGATTCTCTGAGGTATTGAAGAAGTGTTCGAGGTACCGTTTGATTGATCAGGGGAAGCAGCTACATGGGGTTATGGAGAAGCTAGGGTTAGGGTTTGATTTGGTCCTGAACAATAATCTCATTGATATGTACGCAAAATGTGGCActatgaaattggcatgtttggtgtttgataaaatgccacAAAGAAATGTGGTGTCTTGGACGGCTCTGATGTGTGGTTATTTGCAAAATGGTGATCCCAATGCCTCTTTAGTGTTGTTCTCTAAAATGGGGCTATCTAGTATTAAGCCTAATGAGTTCACACTTTCTACTGCTCTAAAAGCTTCAACGGTTTTGGGTGTACCTCAGAATGGAATGCAGATTCATGGGGTTTGTGCAAAATCCAATCTTTATTTTGCCCCTGTCGTGGGAAATTCGATTATTGACATGTATTCCAAGTGCGGACAGGTTGGCGAGGCGGCTAAGATGTTCGATGCTATGCCAGTGAGGAACCTTGTGAGTTGGAATGCAATGATTGCCGGATACACCCATGAGAGAAATGGTGAAGGGGCTTTGAATCTGTTTAGGGAGATGCAAGAAAAGGGAGAAGTTCCTGATGAATATACATATTCAAGTACTTTAAAGGCATGTAGTTGTGTTGGCATGGCTGCCGAAGGATCGCAAATACATGCTGCCTTAATCAGACAAGGATCTTCATACTTGGCTCAATCAACTGTCGCAGGTGCTTTGGTTGATTTTTATGTCAAATGCAGACACATAGCCAAAGCTAGGAAGGTGTTCGATCAAATTGAACATAAGAATGTGGTACCTTGGAGCGCACTTATTCTTGGCTATGCTCAAGAAGACAATTTGCAAGAGTCCATAAACTTGTTTCATCAGTTGAGAGAGAGCAGACATAAGGTGGATGGGTTTGTGCTCTCAAGTCTCATAGGTGTGTTTGCTGATTTCGCCCTTGTGTTGCAGGGGAAGCAAATGCACGCTTACACCATCAAAGTCCCATTCGGATTAGAAGCATCAGTGGCAAATTCAGTTTTAGATATGTACATGAAATGCGGATTAACAGACGAGGCAGATACACTTTTCAGAGAGATGCCAACAAGGAATGTTGTTTCCTGGACGGTTATGATTACTGGTTATGGTAAACATGGTATAGGTTACAAGGCAGTTAAACTTTTCGCCGAAATGCAAGTTCATGGAATCGAACCTGACAGTGTGACATACTTAGCTGTGCTCTCAGCTTGCAGCCATACAGGACTCATCAAAGAAGGACAACAATACTTCTCCAGTTTCCTTAGCAATCCCCATTTCAAACCACAAGTAGAGCATTATGCTTGCATGGTTGATCTCCTTGGACGTGCCGGGCGCTTAAACGACGCGAAGGAGCTCATTGAGACAATGCCCTTGAAGCCAAATACCGGTATATGGCAGACACTGCTTAGTGCTTGTAGAATGCATGGGGAGATGGAGATGGGTGAAAAAGTGGGAGAGATATTATTGAGAATGGATGGTAATAATCCAGTGAACTATGTCATGTTGTCAAACATGTATGCTGATGCAGGATATTGGAATGAAAGcgagaagatgagagagaaagtgaAGAGGAAGGGATTGAAGAAAGAGGCGGGACGAAGTTGGGTAGAAATAAACAAGGAAATCCACATTTTCTTCAATGGAGATAGCACACATACACTCATAGAGAAGATTCATCAAGTGTTGAGAGAAATGGAGAAGAGGATGAAGGAGGAAATAGGGTATGTTcataatatgaattttgcattgcatgatgttgaagaggaatcAAAGGTGGAGAGTTTGAGGTACCATAGTGAGAAATTGGCTATTGGATTGGTTTTGGTCAGTGGTGGGGTAAAAGGAGAGAGGATGGTTAGGATTTTCAAGAATTTGAGGGTTTGTGGTGACTGCCATACCTTCATCAAGGGTCTCTCTAAGGTTTTGAAGATGGTATTTGTGGTGAGAGATGCAAATAGGTTCCACAGATTTGAGAACGGTCTATGTTCTTGTGGAGATTATTGGTAA
- the LOC107470981 gene encoding pentatricopeptide repeat-containing protein At2g20540, whose translation MGTRTAQLLVRELENRFVPAVKNCARISELKKIHAHVVKLSLSQSNFVITKMLDCCDKFSNVNYATLLFEQLVEPNVFSYNAIIRALTHNQEHYLAITVFKRILMREERISDKVPILPNEFTFPFVIKSCSVLSLRCLGEEIHGQVWKFGLKSNSVTENALIDMYTKFGDLRNAHKVFEEMTEPDAVSWNGLIFGYARLGQMESARVLFDEMPCRTIVSWTAMISGYCGIGCYGDALDIFRRMQMVGIEADEISVITVLPACAHLGALEVGKWIHMYSGKNGFLQKTGICNALVEMYAKCGCIDEAMSLFDQMVEKDVISWSTMIGGLANHGKAHASIELFRKMQKAQVTPNGITFLGVLSACTHAGFWNEGLKYFDVMRLEYHIAPEIEHYGCLVDLLGRSGQLEQALDAISKMPMKPDSRIWNSLLSSCRIHRNLEIAVVAMEQLLELEPEESGNYVLLANIYAELGKWEGVSNVRKLIRSKGIKKTPGCSMIEVDNVVQEFVSGDDSKPFSQDVFWILEVLVLHQTRTNDLMEDVTEDASKLW comes from the coding sequence ATGGGAACGAGAACCGCGCAACTTCTCGTGCGAGAACTCGAGAACCGCTTCGTCCCCGCGGTGAAAAACTGCGCGAGAATATCGGAATTGAAAAAGATTCACGCACACGTCGTGAAGCTTTCGCTATCACAGAGCAACTTTGTGATTACAAAAATGTTGGATTGTTGCGACAAATTCAGTAATGTAAATTATGCCACCTTGCTATTCGAGCAACTCGTGGAGCCAAACGTGTTCTCTTACAACGCAATCATCAGAGCCTTAACGCACAATCAAGAACACTACCTAGCAATCACAGTGTTCAAGAGAATTCTGATGAGGGAAGAAAGGATTTCAGATAAAGTTCCGATTTTGCCCAATGAATTCACGTTCCCGTTTGTGATAAAGTCGTGTTCGGTGCTCTCATTGCGGTGTCTTGGTGAAGAGATTCATGGGCAGGTTTGGAAATTTGGGCTGAAGTCAAATTCTGTGACCGAGAATGCACTGATTGATATGTATACGAAATTCGGTGATCTGAGGAATGCACATAAGGTGTTTGAGGAAATGACTGAGCCAGATGCTGTTTCCTGGAATGGCTTGATCTTTGGGTATGCTAGGTTGGGGCAGATGGAGAGTGCAAGGGTgctgtttgatgaaatgccttGTAGAACAATTGTTTCTTGGACTGCAATGATATCCGGGTACTGCGGAATAGGGTGTTATGGTGATGCATTGGACATCTTCAGGAGGATGCAAATGGTGGGCATTGAGGCTGATGAGATTAGTGTTATAACTGTTTTGCCTGCTTGTGCACACCTTGGAGCTCTTGAGGTTGGGAAATGGATTCATATGTACTCAGGTAAAAACGGGTTTCTGCAGAAAACCGGCATCTGCAATGCACTGGTTGAAATGTATGCTAAGTGCGGTTGCATTGATGAAGCAATGAGCTTGTTTGATCAAATGGTTGAGAAGGATGTGATTTCTTGGAGTACCATGATTGGAGGGCTAGCTAATCATGGGAAAGCTCATGCATCAATTGAGCTGTTTCGGAAAATGCAGAAGGCGCAAGTTACACCTAATGGGATAACTTTTCTTGGTGTTTTGTCAGCTTGCACTCATGCAGGGTTTTGGAATGAGGGGTTGAAATATTTTGATGTCATGAGGTTGGAGTATCATATAGCCCCTGAAATTGAGCACTATGGTTGCTTGGTTGATCTTCTAGGACGTTCTGGGCAGCTCGAGCAGGCCCTTGACGCAATATCTAAGATGCCAATGAAGCCAGATTCAAGGATATGGAACTCCTTGTTAAGCTCTTGCAGGATTCATCGCAATCTTGAGATTGCTGTTGTTGCAATGGAACAGCTTTTGGAGCTTGAGCCAGAGGAATCTGGAAACTATGTTTTGCTTGCTAACATATATGCAGAACTTGGCAAGTGGGAAGGTGTATCAAATGTTAGGAAACTCATTAGAAGCAAGGGGATAAAGAAAACGCCAGGGTGTAGCATGATTGAGGTTGACAATGTGGTTCAAGAGTTTGTATCAGGTGATGATTCAAAACCCTTCTCACAAGATGTGTTTTGGATTCTAGAAGTCCTGGTTTTACACCAAACTAGAACTAATGATTTGATGGAGGATGTCACAGAAGATGCAAGTAAACTCTGGTGA
- the LOC107470982 gene encoding tRNA (guanine-N(7)-)-methyltransferase: MPETEVKATISKSTGLPRKRFYRARAHSNPLSDSHFPVPISPSQFDYSLHYPQIFPSSDQADGSRKIQFADIGCGFGGLLISLSTLFPETLMIGMELRDKVTEYVKERILSLRVANPGQYQNVSVVRTNSMKYIPNYFEKAQLTKMFFLFPDPHFKEKNHRRRVISPFLLDEYAYVLKAGGIIYTITDVEELGDWMKSCLENHPMFEALTEKELEADPVVKLLSSATEEGQKVARNGGQTFQAVFRRIVPSDQTS, from the coding sequence ATGCCAGAGACTGAGGTAAAAGCAACTATCAGCAAGTCAACTGGTTTGCCACGAAAGCGCTTCTACCGAGCACGAGCACACAGCAATCCACTGAGTGACTCTCACTTCCCTGTGCCAATATCCCCCAGTCAGTTTGACTATTCCCTCCATTACCCTCAGATCTTTCCATCGTCTGATCAAGCCGATGGTTCTAGAAAGATCCAGTTTGCTGATATTGGCTGTGGTTTTGGAGGGCTGCTCATTAGTCTTTCAACACTTTTCCCAGAAACACTGATGATTGGAATGGAGCTTAGAGATAAAGTGACTGAGTATGTCAAGGAACGGATTCTATCTCTAAGGGTAGCAAATCCAGGTCAATACCAAAATGTTTCTGTGGTGCGGACTAACTCAATGAAGTACATTCCCAATTATTTTGAGAAAGCACAGCTCACAAAGATGTTTTTCTTGTTTCCTGATCCTCATTTTAAAGAGAAGAATCACCGCCGAAGGGTTATCAGCCCATTCTTGCTAGATGAATATGCTTATGTTCTTAAGGCTGGTGGAATTATATACACAATTACAGATGTTGAAGAGCTTGGGGACTGGATGAAATCTTGTCTGGAGAATCACCCCATGTTTGAAGCCTTGACTGAGAAAGAACTTGAAGCAGATCCAGTTGTGAAGCTTTTGAGTTCTGCAACTGAAGAAGGTCAAAAAGTTGCAAGAAATGGGGGGCAAACCTTCCAGGCCGTATTCAGGCGCATTGTGCCATCTGATCAAACTTCATAA